One Bombus fervidus isolate BK054 chromosome 2, iyBomFerv1, whole genome shotgun sequence DNA segment encodes these proteins:
- the Not10 gene encoding CCR4-NOT transcription complex subunit 10, whose protein sequence is MGEISEAQNKDIGPGVITEQERELAQNALSEFQKGAYANCLSYLNKLETLRPKDLKVMHNKVVVECYKNDLKKTELLRKSLNAICGQTSTIDSTETIDDIEKCVMRYNQAVLLYHTKQYNAAIQIMNRLFAFIEPMEESLAHKVCLLLIELHIVTEQPDAALSLINYIESQLISTDNSKISSVDKEGIIKSIKEQKEPKREVDIVTDAFKLKLLKCKARIYLMMHQLKLCKREWKTLVSLGTPVNISTVFLKANLEYLRGNYKKAIKLLNSVTSENLDFKTCGESSAVLYYNNMACLHLAMGKPNLASFYLRKALHENKCALESVQVKDSDPLSSRPLCTLGGNKHYELMYSLGVSLLHAGHASLAFDCFMEAAQKLQNNPKLWLRIAECCIYCHKPTNEVDFNIPKRRKDLVQKVVGTGIYRKIILASSLSKDIKYHPEGFPSAIPQLTLEFASLCLKNALFLLPNNNELNVPITPIAAPQTVPLSLTAGHNLGAQHSTLISQTTTVEALNLKISVLAASAYVCLCLGDYVIALEHAKALLNTNKLPGAYRMLGNLYAAESLIFMDKISEAIEYLKPENIQDLSTSVLIPETQDKDKEKSDEVISKPIKMWYPTTVPTGIAVLRYNLAVAYAIRGELDKSGETLKQVWMSKGPDCDVPIHVIMLALYIELQLGHADISRSIIKQHCPQYR, encoded by the exons atgggtGAAATATCTGAAGCACAGAATAAAGATATTGGTCCTGGAGTTATAACTGAACAAGAACGTGAACTGGCTCAAAATGCACTATCCGAGTTTCAAAAAGGAGCATATGCTAACTGTCTGtcgtatttaaacaaattagaaACCTTAAGACCCAAAGACTTGAAAGTAATGCATAATAAAGTTGTGGTAGAATGTtacaaaaatgatttaaagaaaacagaattattaagaaaaagtTTGAATGCAATATGTGGGCAAACGTCTACAATTGATTCCACTGAAACCATAGATGATATTGAGAAATGTGTTATGAGATACAATCAAGCAGTTTTATTATATCACACAAAACAATATAATGCTGCAATTCAAATTATGAATAGATTATTTGCTTTCATAGAACCTATGG aggAATCATTGGCACATAAAGTGTGCCTTCTTTTAATAGAATTACATATAGTAACGGAACAACCAGATGCAGCGTTATCTCTAATTAATTACATAGAAAGTCAACTTATATCCACagataattctaaaatttcatcTGTTGACAAAGAAGGTATAATAAAATCCATAAAAGAACAGAAGGAACCAAAAAGAGAAGTTGATATAGTTACAGATGCATTCaaactaaaattattaaaatgtaaagcTAGAATATACCTTATGATGCATCAATTGAAATTATGTAAAAGGGAATGGAAGACATTAGTTTCTCTGGGTACACCTGTa AATATATCAACTGTATTTTTAAAAGCTAATCTTGAGTATTTAAGAGGCAATTACAAGAAAGctattaaattattgaattctGTAACATCAGAGAATTTAGATTTTAA GACTTGTGGAGAATCTTCTGCTGtgttatattacaataatatgGCATGTTTACATCTTGCTATGGGTAAACCAAATTTAGCAAGTTTCTACTTACGAAAGGCTTTACATGAAAATAAATGTGCTCTAGAAAGCGTACAAGTAAAAGATAGtg ATCCTTTATCTTCACGACCACTGTGTACACTTGGTGGAAATAAACATTATGAATTAATGTATAGTCTTGGTGTATCACTTTTACATGCAGGACATGCATCGCTTGCTTTCGATTGTTTTATGGAAGCTGCACAAAAGCTTCAAAATAATCCTAAATTATGGCTGAGAATTGCTGAGTGTTGTATTTATTGTCATAAACcg aCAAATGAAGttgattttaatattccaaaacgaagaaaagatcTAGTACAAAAAGTTGTTGGTACTGGAATTTATAGAAAGATTATTTTagcttcttctctttccaaAGATATAAAGTATCATCCTGAAGGTTTTCCTTCCGCTATACCACAATTAACATTAGAATTCGCTTCTCTGTGTTTAAAGAAtgcgttatttttattaccaaATAACAATGAACTTAATGTACCAATTACACCAATTGCTGCTCCACAAACAGTACCTTTATCATTAACAGCCGGTCATAATTTag gcGCTCAACATTCAACGTTAATATCTCAAACTACTACCGTTGAAgcgttaaatttaaaaattagcgTTCTGGCTGCAAGTGCTTATGTATGCTTATGTCTTGGTGATTATGTTATTGCACTTGAACATGCTAAAGCATTACTAAATACTAATAAATTACCTGGTGCATATAGAATGTTAGGAAATCTTTACGCAGCAGAAAGTTTGATATTTATGGACAAAATTAGTGAAGCCATTGAATATCTGAAACCGGAAAATATTCAAGATTTAAGTACTTCTGTACTTATTCCTGAAACTCaagataaagataaagaaaaatcaGATGAGGTTATTTCAAAACCAATAAAAA tgtGGTATCCGACGACAGTTCCTACGGGTATTGCTGTacttcgttataacttagCCGTAGCTTACGCAATCCGTGGTGAACTCGATAAGTCTGGAGAAACTTTAAAACAG GTTTGGATGTCAAAGGGCCCAGACTGTGATGTTCCTATACATGTAATAATGCTAGctttatatatagaattgcaattag GTCATGCGGATATTTCAAGATCAATAATAAAACAACATTGTCCACAGTATCGTTGA